In Crinalium epipsammum PCC 9333, the genomic window AGGAAATCTCACATGAGGCTTTAGAAGCACTTCAGCGCCAGCAGGTAGATATAATTACTTTTGCTAGTTCCAAAACAGTCAAGAATTTTTATCAGTTGGTAGAACAAAATGGCGGTGTGTCTTTAAATGGTGTGGCGATCGCTTCAATTGGTCCTCAAACCTCAGAAACTTGCCATCAGTTATTAGGCAAAGTAGACCTAGAATCACGCGAATATACATTGGAGGGATTAACCCAAGCTATCATCCAATGGGCGAAACCCTTAAATATAGTTTAATTATTTTGAGATAGTTAATTTTCAATTATTAAATTTTGAAACGTATAATCGGGCTTACTGGTGGAATTGGCACTGGCAAGAGTACAGTTTCTAATTATCTTGCCGAGCGCCATTTTCCAGTTTTTGATGCAGACATTTACGCTAGAGTTGCTGTAGAACCAGGTTCAGCAATCCTTGGTCGGATTGCAGCACGATATGGTGCTAGTATTTTGCTCACGGATGGAAGTTTAAATCGGCAAAGTTTGGGTGAGATTGTGTTTAATAACCCAGATGAGCGTAGCTGGTTAGAGCAGCAAATTCACCCTTATGTGCGTCAACATTTAGAAAATGATTTGAACTCAATATCTCAATCAGATGCGACGGTGGTAATGGTAATACCGTTGTTATTTGAAGCGGGGATGACTGATTTAGTTAATGAGATTTGGGTGGTGTATTGTTCACCTACACAACAACTAGAGAGATTGATAGGGCGCGATCGCTTAAAATTAGCCCAAGCGCAAGCTAGAATTAACAGCCAAATGCCCTTACAAGAAAAATGCGATCGCGCTGATGTAATTTTGGATAATACATCTACACTACCAAGTTTACTAAAACAAATAGATTTAGCTTTAGGGTAGCCCTAAGAAACATCAAGAAATAATCTGAGATTCACTCGCTAAAATTGCTGACTCGCCCGTAGATTCTTCTTGGCTTGGAGGTTCCACAGGTTGATTAAAAACGATCCGCAGTAACGGCGGTGCTAGAAACGTAGTCAGAATCACCATGATAATAATAGACACCTCCAATGGCTTATCAAGCACCCCACTGGCAGAACCAATACCAGCAAACACTAACCCGACTTCACCTCTGGGGATCATCCCCACCCCAACCGCTAATCTATTAATTCCAGGTTGACCAAACACTGCCCAACCTGTAACCACCTTGCCAAGAATAGCCACCACCATCAAAAATGTGGCAATAAAAAGTCCAGCGCGATTTTCTGGTACTGTCGGATTTAGCACACCCAGATCCGCCCGTGCGCCCACAGTTACAAAGAAAATTGGCACAAATATATCTGCGATCGGCTTCACCAATTCATCTAACTCATCGCGGGCATCAGTTTCATCCAGAACCAAACCAGCCGCAAAAGCACCTAAAATCGCTTCTAAATGAATCGCACTGCCGATAAATGCCATAAAAAAGGCAAAAATAAATGCTGGAATAATCACATTGCCACGAGTTTTGAATTTCTCCACAATTACAACAAAGCTGTGGTTAAAGATGCCACCCAACAAAATCGCACCGATCAAAAAAGCTGTTGCACTCACAATTAAGTAAATAACATTGGCGACATCAATCTCACCAGTTTTGGCTAAACTTGCTACCACCGCCAGCACAATAATTCCCAATACATCATCAATAACAGCCGCCCCAACAATAATTTGACCTTCCTTAGATTTAAGCTGTCCTAATTCAGACAACACCTTCGATGTAATCCCGATGCTGGTTGCCGTTAAAGCAGCCCCCGCAAAAATTGCTGGAATTGCTGCCACGTGAAATATTGTCATCAAGCCAGCCGTACCTGCTGCAAAAGGAACCGCCACACCAACACAGGCGACGACGGTAGCTTGATACCCCACTTCTTTGAGTTGCCTGAGATCCGATTCCAGACCTATTTCAAATAGCAGAATAATCACGCCCAATTCAGCCAGCACTGAAATAACTTCACTCTTGGTTTCAAATACACTTGTCAGCGCGGCGGGAGAAAGATGATTAATCCATTGCATAACCATCATTACCCCTGAATCAGAGGCTGACAGCCCACTTTCGGGAAAAATTATTAGGTGTAGCGCCGACACCCCCACAATTACCCCTGCAACCAATTCACCCAAAACTGGAGGAAAATCTAGGCGTTTAGCTATTTCCGCGCCGATTTTACTGGCTAGATAAATCACCACTAAACTCAGCAAAACTCCGGTAAGCACAAGTGGTGAATATTCTGCCTCGACCGTTGCTAATAATGGCATAGAAGCGATTGGGGATACTATCCCAGAACTAAAATCTGTAATTGTCTGCTGCAAAAACATGAGTGATAAAAATGCTCTAACTGTTGATACATTAAACCGTGAGGAGACTGAAAGCACGATCAATCATCTCCAAACCCTGATCAACAGTTTCAATTACACTCAACTGTCCCCGCAACTCCGCAGCACCAGCAAACCCCTTGCAATACCACGCCATGTGCTTACGCGCTTGACGTATCCCCTTTTCGCCTTTGTAATCCCACAAAGCTTGTAAATGTTCCTTTGCACATTCCAACAGTTGCACAGGCGTTGCTGGTGGTAATTCCTCCCCAGTTTTTAGAAAGTAATCAATTTCTCCCACCAAAAACGGATAACCTAAAGTTCCCCGCGAACACATCACGCCATCAGCATTTGTTTCTTCTAAACAACGTACTGCTGATTCAACTGAAAATATATCTCCATTAGCAATAACTGGAATTGAGATAACTTCCTTTACTCGTTTTATCCATTCCCAGTTAGCAGAGCCATTATAACCTTGGGCGCGTGTGCGACCATGCACTGTAATCATTTGCGCCCCTGCATCTTGCATTCGTTTCGCAAAATCTAGGATAGTAATTTCCTGATCGCTCCAACCAATCCGAGTTTTAACTGTTACTGGAACATCTACAGCTTTAACTACTTCCCTAACAATTGCCTCAGCAACTTCTGGTTGTCTTAATAAAGAAGAACCGCCACCTTTTTTAGTAATTTTATTAACTGGACAACCCATATTTATATCAACTGTATCAGCACCTTCTGCTACTGCTTTTTGTGCCGCTTCTGCCATAAAATCTGGACGACAATCAAACAGTTGAATGCTAATTGGTTTTTCGTTGGGGTCTACCTCCATAATTTTTGGTAGCTCTTTGAGATAATGCAACCCTGTCGCCTGTACCA contains:
- the coaE gene encoding dephospho-CoA kinase (Dephospho-CoA kinase (CoaE) performs the final step in coenzyme A biosynthesis.) gives rise to the protein MKRIIGLTGGIGTGKSTVSNYLAERHFPVFDADIYARVAVEPGSAILGRIAARYGASILLTDGSLNRQSLGEIVFNNPDERSWLEQQIHPYVRQHLENDLNSISQSDATVVMVIPLLFEAGMTDLVNEIWVVYCSPTQQLERLIGRDRLKLAQAQARINSQMPLQEKCDRADVILDNTSTLPSLLKQIDLALG
- a CDS encoding cation:proton antiporter — protein: MFLQQTITDFSSGIVSPIASMPLLATVEAEYSPLVLTGVLLSLVVIYLASKIGAEIAKRLDFPPVLGELVAGVIVGVSALHLIIFPESGLSASDSGVMMVMQWINHLSPAALTSVFETKSEVISVLAELGVIILLFEIGLESDLRQLKEVGYQATVVACVGVAVPFAAGTAGLMTIFHVAAIPAIFAGAALTATSIGITSKVLSELGQLKSKEGQIIVGAAVIDDVLGIIVLAVVASLAKTGEIDVANVIYLIVSATAFLIGAILLGGIFNHSFVVIVEKFKTRGNVIIPAFIFAFFMAFIGSAIHLEAILGAFAAGLVLDETDARDELDELVKPIADIFVPIFFVTVGARADLGVLNPTVPENRAGLFIATFLMVVAILGKVVTGWAVFGQPGINRLAVGVGMIPRGEVGLVFAGIGSASGVLDKPLEVSIIIMVILTTFLAPPLLRIVFNQPVEPPSQEESTGESAILASESQIIS
- the dusB gene encoding tRNA dihydrouridine synthase DusB; this encodes MSLSLCLKTRLSTPLKIGNFEVKSRVLQSPLSGVTDLVFRRLVRRYAPESMMYTEMVQATGLHYLKELPKIMEVDPNEKPISIQLFDCRPDFMAEAAQKAVAEGADTVDINMGCPVNKITKKGGGSSLLRQPEVAEAIVREVVKAVDVPVTVKTRIGWSDQEITILDFAKRMQDAGAQMITVHGRTRAQGYNGSANWEWIKRVKEVISIPVIANGDIFSVESAVRCLEETNADGVMCSRGTLGYPFLVGEIDYFLKTGEELPPATPVQLLECAKEHLQALWDYKGEKGIRQARKHMAWYCKGFAGAAELRGQLSVIETVDQGLEMIDRAFSLLTV